Proteins encoded by one window of Bubalus bubalis isolate 160015118507 breed Murrah chromosome 4, NDDB_SH_1, whole genome shotgun sequence:
- the CDK17 gene encoding cyclin-dependent kinase 17 isoform X1: MKKFKRRLSLTLRGSQTIDESLSELAEQMTIEENSSKDNEPIVKNGRPPTSHSMHSFLHQYTGSFKKPPLRRPHSVIGGSLGSFMAMPRNGSRLDIVHENLKMGSDGESDQASGTSSDEVQSPTGVCLRNRIHRRISIEDLNKRLSLPADIRIPDGYLEKLQINSPPFDQPMSRRSRRASLSEIGFGKMETYIKLEKLGEGTYATVYKGRSKLTENLVALKEIRLEHEEGAPCTAIREVSLLKDLKHANIVTLHDIVHTDKSLTLVFEYLDKDLKQYMDDCGNIMSMHNVKLFLYQILRGLAYCHRRKVLHRDLKPQNLLINEKGELKLADFGLARAKSVPTKTYSNEVVTLWYRPPDVLLGSSEYSTQIDMWGVGCIFFEMASGRPLFPGSTVEDELHLIFRLLGTPSQENWPGVSSNDEFKNYNFPKYKPQPLINHAPRLDSEGIELITKFLQYESKKRVSAEEAMKHVYFRSLGPRIHALPESVSIFSLKEIQLQKDPGFRNSSYPETGHAKNRRQSMLF; the protein is encoded by the exons AGCCTATCGTGAAGAATGGCAGGCCTCCGACCTCGCACAGTATGCATTCCTTCCTCCACCAGTACACAGGGTCCTTTAAGAAGCCCCCACTGCGGAGACCACATAGCGTTATTGGAGGAAGCCTTGGTTCCTTCATGGCAATGCCCAGAAATGGAAGCAGATtag ATATTGTTCATGAAAATCTAAAAATGGGATCAGATGGCGAGAGTGACCAAGCTTCTGGGACATCATCTGATGAAGTCCAGTCACCTACGGGTGTTTGTCTTAGAAATCGTATACATAGGCGGATCTCAATAGag gatttaaatAAGCGGTTATCACTGCCTGCAGATATCAGAATACCTGATGGGTATCTTGAAAAGTTGCAGATAAACAGTCCACCATTTGATCAACCAATGAGCCGAAGGTCTCGGAGAGCTTCCTTA TCAGAAATTGGGTTTGGAAAAATGGAAACCTACATCAAATTGGAAAAGCTTGGAGAG gGTACCTATGCAACAGTAtataaaggaagaagtaaattgACAGAGAATTTGGTGGCCTTGAAAGAGATCCGGTTGGAACATGAAGAAGGTGCACCCTGCACAGCAATAAGAGAAG TTTCACTATTAAAGGATCTAAAACATGCAAATATAGTAACCTTACATGACATTGTTCATACAGATAAATCTTTGACTCTGGTCTTTGAGTATCTG GATAAAGATCTAAAACAGTACATGGATGACTGTGGAAACATCATGAGTATGCACAACGTAAAG CTGTTTTTATACCAAATTCTACGTGGTTTGGCATATTGCCACAGAAGAAAGGTGTTACACCGAGATTTAAAACCACAGAACCTCCTCATTAATGAAAAAGGAGAATTAAAGCTAGCAGATTTTG GACTAGCCAGAGCCAAGTCAGTTCCCACAAAGACCTACTCAAATGAAGTTGTCACACTTTGGTACCGGCCACCTGATGTGCTTCTGGGTTCCTCAGAGTACTCAACACAGATTGACATGTG GGGTGTTGGTTGCATTTTCTTTGAAATGGCTTCTGGAAGACCTCTGTTTCCAGGATCAACTGTGGAAGATGAACTGCACTTAATTTTCCGACTGCTAG gaaCTCCATCTCAGGAAAATTGGCCAGGTGTTTCTTCAAATGATGAGTTCAAGaactacaactttccaaaatataaacCACAGCCTCTAATTAACCACGCacccag GTTAGACTCTGAAGGAATTGAGTTGATAACAAAATTTCTTCAG TATGAATCTAAGAAAAGGGTTTCAGCAGAAGAGGCCATGAAACATGTGTACTTTCGAAGTCTGGGACCAAGAATACATGCTTTACCTGAAA GTGTATCAATATTCAGTTTGAAAGAGATTCAATTGCAAAAGGACCCCGGTTTTCGAAATTCTTCTTATCCAGAGACAG GACATGCGAAGAACAGAAGACAGAGCATGCTCTTTTAA
- the CDK17 gene encoding cyclin-dependent kinase 17 isoform X2: MKKFKRRLSLTLRGSQTIDESLSELAEQMTIEENSSKDNEPIVKNGRPPTSHSMHSFLHQYTGSFKKPPLRRPHSVIGGSLGSFMAMPRNGSRLDIVHENLKMGSDGESDQASGTSSDEVQSPTGVCLRNRIHRRISIEDLNKRLSLPADIRIPDGYLEKLQINSPPFDQPMSRRSRRASLSEIGFGKMETYIKLEKLGEGTYATVYKGRSKLTENLVALKEIRLEHEEGAPCTAIREVSLLKDLKHANIVTLHDIVHTDKSLTLVFEYLDKDLKQYMDDCGNIMSMHNVKLFLYQILRGLAYCHRRKVLHRDLKPQNLLINEKGELKLADFGLARAKSVPTKTYSNEVVTLWYRPPDVLLGSSEYSTQIDMWGVGCIFFEMASGRPLFPGSTVEDELHLIFRLLGTPSQENWPGVSSNDEFKNYNFPKYKPQPLINHAPRLDSEGIELITKFLQYESKKRVSAEEAMKHVYFRSLGPRIHALPESVSIFSLKEIQLQKDPGFRNSSYPETAQ, translated from the exons AGCCTATCGTGAAGAATGGCAGGCCTCCGACCTCGCACAGTATGCATTCCTTCCTCCACCAGTACACAGGGTCCTTTAAGAAGCCCCCACTGCGGAGACCACATAGCGTTATTGGAGGAAGCCTTGGTTCCTTCATGGCAATGCCCAGAAATGGAAGCAGATtag ATATTGTTCATGAAAATCTAAAAATGGGATCAGATGGCGAGAGTGACCAAGCTTCTGGGACATCATCTGATGAAGTCCAGTCACCTACGGGTGTTTGTCTTAGAAATCGTATACATAGGCGGATCTCAATAGag gatttaaatAAGCGGTTATCACTGCCTGCAGATATCAGAATACCTGATGGGTATCTTGAAAAGTTGCAGATAAACAGTCCACCATTTGATCAACCAATGAGCCGAAGGTCTCGGAGAGCTTCCTTA TCAGAAATTGGGTTTGGAAAAATGGAAACCTACATCAAATTGGAAAAGCTTGGAGAG gGTACCTATGCAACAGTAtataaaggaagaagtaaattgACAGAGAATTTGGTGGCCTTGAAAGAGATCCGGTTGGAACATGAAGAAGGTGCACCCTGCACAGCAATAAGAGAAG TTTCACTATTAAAGGATCTAAAACATGCAAATATAGTAACCTTACATGACATTGTTCATACAGATAAATCTTTGACTCTGGTCTTTGAGTATCTG GATAAAGATCTAAAACAGTACATGGATGACTGTGGAAACATCATGAGTATGCACAACGTAAAG CTGTTTTTATACCAAATTCTACGTGGTTTGGCATATTGCCACAGAAGAAAGGTGTTACACCGAGATTTAAAACCACAGAACCTCCTCATTAATGAAAAAGGAGAATTAAAGCTAGCAGATTTTG GACTAGCCAGAGCCAAGTCAGTTCCCACAAAGACCTACTCAAATGAAGTTGTCACACTTTGGTACCGGCCACCTGATGTGCTTCTGGGTTCCTCAGAGTACTCAACACAGATTGACATGTG GGGTGTTGGTTGCATTTTCTTTGAAATGGCTTCTGGAAGACCTCTGTTTCCAGGATCAACTGTGGAAGATGAACTGCACTTAATTTTCCGACTGCTAG gaaCTCCATCTCAGGAAAATTGGCCAGGTGTTTCTTCAAATGATGAGTTCAAGaactacaactttccaaaatataaacCACAGCCTCTAATTAACCACGCacccag GTTAGACTCTGAAGGAATTGAGTTGATAACAAAATTTCTTCAG TATGAATCTAAGAAAAGGGTTTCAGCAGAAGAGGCCATGAAACATGTGTACTTTCGAAGTCTGGGACCAAGAATACATGCTTTACCTGAAA GTGTATCAATATTCAGTTTGAAAGAGATTCAATTGCAAAAGGACCCCGGTTTTCGAAATTCTTCTTATCCAGAGACAG CTCAGTAA